The following proteins are co-located in the Pseudomonas sp. ATCC 13867 genome:
- a CDS encoding LysR family transcriptional regulator — protein MSRDLPPLNALRAFEAAARLRGVSPAADELNVTHGAVSRQVRQLEEALGVTLFVKDGRGVKLTDAGQRLSEVASDSFERLRNVCAELQRQVDGNAPFVLGCPGSLLARWFIPRLDRLNRDLPGLRLQLSASEGELDPRRAGLDATLYFAEPPWPADMQVHELAVERVGPVLSPRYARFAELCAAPATVLLGESLLYTASRPQAWPAWATNSGLDAGALRLGQGFEHLYYLLEAAVAGLGVAIAPQQVVADDLAAGRLAAPWGFVETRARLALWVPARLPDRRAVQLADWLRGELNV, from the coding sequence ATGAGCCGAGACCTTCCGCCACTCAATGCCCTGCGCGCCTTCGAGGCGGCCGCGCGTCTGCGTGGCGTGAGTCCGGCGGCCGACGAGCTGAATGTCACCCACGGCGCGGTAAGCCGGCAGGTGCGGCAGTTGGAGGAGGCACTGGGCGTCACCCTCTTCGTCAAGGACGGACGTGGCGTAAAACTCACCGATGCCGGCCAGCGCCTGAGCGAGGTTGCCAGCGACTCGTTCGAGCGCCTGCGCAACGTCTGCGCCGAGCTGCAGCGCCAGGTCGACGGCAACGCGCCCTTCGTGCTCGGTTGTCCGGGCAGTCTGCTGGCGCGCTGGTTCATCCCCCGGCTGGACCGGCTGAACCGTGACCTGCCCGGCCTGCGCCTGCAATTGTCGGCCAGCGAGGGCGAACTCGACCCGCGCCGCGCCGGCCTCGACGCCACCCTGTACTTCGCCGAACCGCCCTGGCCGGCCGACATGCAGGTGCACGAACTGGCGGTGGAGCGCGTCGGCCCGGTGCTCAGCCCGCGCTACGCGCGTTTCGCCGAACTCTGTGCGGCGCCCGCCACCGTCCTGCTCGGCGAGTCGCTGCTGTACACCGCCTCGCGCCCGCAGGCCTGGCCGGCGTGGGCGACCAACAGCGGCCTGGATGCCGGCGCGCTGCGGCTCGGGCAGGGCTTCGAGCACCTCTACTACCTGCTGGAAGCGGCGGTGGCCGGTCTGGGCGTGGCCATCGCGCCGCAGCAGGTGGTGGCCGACGACCTCGCCGCCGGCCGTCTGGCCGCGCCCTGGGGTTTCGTCGAAACCCGCGCGCGGCTGGCGCTGTGGGTACCCGCGCGACTGCCGGACCGGCGTGCCGTGCAATTGGCGGACTGGCTGCGGGGCGAGCTGAACGTCTGA
- a CDS encoding dodecin: protein MSNHHTYKKIELVGSSRTSIEDAINNALAEASKSIKHLDWFEVLETRGHIENGAVGHYQVTIKVGFRITDS from the coding sequence ATGTCGAACCATCACACCTACAAGAAGATCGAGCTGGTCGGTTCCTCGCGCACCAGCATCGAGGACGCCATCAACAACGCCCTGGCCGAAGCGTCCAAGAGCATCAAGCACCTGGACTGGTTCGAGGTGCTGGAAACCCGTGGGCATATCGAGAACGGCGCGGTCGGCCACTACCAGGTGACCATCAAGGTCGGTTTCCGGATCACCGACAGCTAA
- a CDS encoding DUF1161 domain-containing protein, translating to MKKFLLAVGVFALAGNVLAAGKPCEELKAEIDAKLKAKGVASFTLEIVDKGTATDKKVVGTCDGGTKEIVYSK from the coding sequence ATGAAGAAGTTTCTGTTGGCCGTGGGGGTCTTCGCGCTGGCGGGCAATGTCCTGGCTGCCGGCAAGCCGTGCGAAGAGCTGAAGGCGGAGATCGACGCGAAGCTCAAGGCCAAGGGCGTCGCCTCGTTCACCCTGGAGATCGTCGACAAGGGCACTGCCACCGACAAGAAGGTCGTGGGCACCTGCGACGGCGGTACCAAGGAAATCGTCTACTCGAAGTAA
- a CDS encoding DUF1161 domain-containing protein, producing MKWTVATSVALLLAAPAGWAAPKPCEELKAEIEAKIQAAGVTSYTLEIVDKSEVKDPNMVVGTCDNGKRRIIYQKNDS from the coding sequence ATGAAATGGACTGTGGCGACAAGCGTGGCGTTGCTGCTGGCGGCGCCGGCGGGCTGGGCGGCGCCCAAGCCGTGCGAGGAGCTCAAGGCGGAGATCGAGGCCAAGATCCAGGCCGCCGGGGTGACGTCCTACACCCTGGAGATCGTGGACAAGTCCGAGGTGAAGGACCCGAACATGGTGGTCGGCACCTGCGATAACGGCAAGCGGCGGATCATCTACCAGAAGAACGACAGCTGA
- a CDS encoding PA0061/PA0062 family lipoprotein: MRLCLLFALALLGGCAGPLPDHDPQMAWVDLYTTPGKTLMAERLDGKSVNDGRYFQVSPGRHELLVRFQYEVPSGGGMGALSDPSELTCRVKVVYDQFAAGQRYQLELRPQLRSALALLTDASGTLLAKTDFQGPVSCGLF, from the coding sequence ATGCGCCTGTGTCTGCTCTTCGCGCTCGCCCTGCTGGGCGGCTGCGCCGGCCCGCTGCCCGACCACGACCCGCAGATGGCCTGGGTCGATCTCTACACCACGCCCGGCAAGACGCTGATGGCCGAGCGCCTGGACGGCAAGTCGGTCAATGACGGCCGCTATTTCCAGGTGAGCCCGGGACGGCACGAGCTGCTGGTGCGCTTCCAGTACGAAGTGCCCAGCGGCGGCGGCATGGGCGCGCTGAGCGACCCGTCGGAGCTGACCTGCCGGGTCAAGGTGGTCTACGACCAGTTCGCCGCCGGCCAGCGTTATCAGCTGGAACTGCGGCCGCAACTGCGCAGCGCCCTGGCGCTGCTGACCGACGCCAGCGGAACGCTGCTGGCGAAGACGGATTTCCAGGGGCCGGTGAGCTGCGGGTTGTTCTGA
- a CDS encoding PA0061/PA0062 family lipoprotein: MRAVLTAISLLALSGCSLLMPQPDPNRAWIDLDTNSQSDLAAMKVDDKEWPSSRYFEVDPGQHELRVRFQFQVEPVDIGPVNEALWRDCEMTVRYKDFAAGQRYRLETGSIGFRPWAKLYDAQSNEIARGRERGCDRA; encoded by the coding sequence ATGCGCGCCGTTCTCACAGCCATCAGCCTGCTCGCCCTGAGCGGCTGCTCCCTGCTGATGCCACAACCCGACCCGAACCGCGCGTGGATCGATCTGGACACCAACAGCCAGAGCGATCTTGCCGCCATGAAGGTGGATGACAAGGAGTGGCCCAGCTCGCGCTACTTCGAGGTCGATCCGGGGCAGCATGAGCTGCGCGTGCGCTTCCAGTTCCAGGTCGAGCCGGTGGATATCGGCCCGGTGAACGAAGCCCTCTGGCGCGATTGCGAGATGACGGTGAGGTACAAGGACTTCGCCGCCGGCCAGCGCTATCGCCTGGAAACCGGCAGCATCGGTTTCCGCCCGTGGGCCAAGCTGTACGACGCGCAATCCAACGAAATCGCGCGGGGCCGCGAACGCGGTTGCGATCGCGCCTGA
- a CDS encoding aminopeptidase produces the protein MPFRLLIPTLDRRLCRWVPCLAIWALSGCSTVGYYGQLADGQLRLLAAREPVSEVVSDPARDPALRQRLELSQQARAFASAELGLPDNQSYRLYADIHRPNVVWNVFATPELSLQPLTHCFPIAGCVAYRGYYGEAGAQAEAKRLKEEGLDVYVGGVEAYSTLGWFNDPILSSMLRWGDQRLAETLFHELAHQKFYLPGDTAFNESFASFVEAEGGRRWRSARGLADEAPLLAEQRKRFTQLVLDTRERLQTLYASPRSDAEKRAGKAAEFERLRREYRELCDRDWGGKAPFDAWVNGPLNNAKLLPFGLYDQWVPAFATLFAQVGGNWPAFYARVEKLGAMPQAQRTAALKKLLAGQRVAF, from the coding sequence ATGCCCTTCCGCCTTCTTATCCCGACACTCGACCGCCGCCTGTGCCGCTGGGTTCCCTGCCTGGCGATCTGGGCGCTGAGCGGTTGTTCCACGGTGGGCTATTACGGGCAACTGGCCGACGGGCAACTGCGCCTGCTGGCCGCCCGCGAACCGGTGTCCGAGGTGGTGTCCGACCCGGCTCGCGACCCTGCCCTGCGCCAGCGCCTGGAGCTGTCCCAGCAGGCGCGCGCCTTCGCCAGCGCCGAGCTGGGCCTGCCGGACAACCAGAGCTACCGCCTCTACGCGGATATCCACCGGCCCAATGTGGTGTGGAACGTCTTCGCCACCCCGGAGCTGTCGCTGCAGCCGCTGACCCACTGCTTCCCCATCGCCGGCTGCGTGGCCTACCGCGGCTACTACGGCGAGGCGGGCGCGCAGGCCGAGGCGAAGCGCCTGAAGGAGGAGGGGCTGGACGTCTACGTCGGTGGTGTGGAGGCCTACTCGACCCTCGGCTGGTTCAACGACCCGATCCTCAGCAGCATGCTGCGCTGGGGCGACCAGCGCCTGGCGGAAACCCTTTTCCACGAGCTGGCGCACCAGAAGTTCTACCTGCCCGGCGACACGGCCTTCAACGAATCCTTCGCCTCCTTCGTCGAAGCCGAGGGCGGCCGTCGCTGGCGCAGCGCGCGCGGCCTGGCGGATGAGGCGCCGCTGCTGGCCGAGCAGCGCAAGCGCTTCACCCAACTGGTGCTCGATACCCGTGAGCGGCTGCAGACCCTCTACGCCAGCCCGCGCAGCGATGCCGAGAAACGTGCCGGGAAGGCGGCCGAGTTCGAGCGCCTGCGCCGCGAGTATCGCGAGCTGTGCGACCGCGACTGGGGCGGCAAGGCGCCCTTCGACGCCTGGGTCAACGGCCCGCTGAACAACGCCAAGCTGCTGCCCTTCGGCCTCTACGACCAGTGGGTGCCCGCCTTTGCCACGCTGTTCGCCCAGGTCGGCGGCAACTGGCCGGCGTTCTATGCGCGGGTGGAGAAGCTTGGGGCGATGCCACAGGCGCAGCGCACGGCGGCGCTGAAGAAGCTGCTGGCGGGGCAGCGCGTGGCGTTCTGA
- a CDS encoding 3-hydroxyacyl-CoA dehydrogenase — translation MTESFTRIGVVGAGAMGRGIAQLFATAGLPVRLYDSNPQTVEQALAFNRELLERSVAKGKLSPEALAGTMQRLLPTHSLDELADCDLLIEAIIEDLGAKQALLAELEKRVAPDAVLASNTSSLSVTRIAARCQHPQRVAGFHFFNPVPLMRIVEVVRGQRTDESVVRRLGRLAEQAGHFPAVSPDSPGFIVNHAGRAFGTEALRILGEGIATPAQIDRILRDGPGFRMGPFELFDLTGLDVSHAVMESLYQQFYQDPRYTPSPLAAQRVAGGLLGRKSGEGFYHYRDGQVLREVEAQPEPVLLNRPYWLDSQDPELRHRIAAILTQGGVVLETSEAPSSRAICLVTPLGVDASTCIDALGLPPERSLALETFTDLDRRRVLMRQPALDPALEIQARQALGSDGVPVEVINDSPGFISQRLIAGIVNLGCEIAQRGIASPVTLDRAVQLALGYPFGPLAFGEHYGAARILTILQGLQACYGEARYRPSPWLRRRVQLDLPLHSPDRAE, via the coding sequence ATGACCGAGTCCTTCACCCGCATCGGCGTGGTCGGCGCCGGGGCAATGGGCCGTGGCATCGCCCAGTTGTTCGCCACGGCCGGCCTACCGGTGCGCCTGTACGACAGCAACCCGCAGACCGTGGAGCAGGCGCTGGCCTTCAACCGCGAGCTGCTGGAGCGCTCGGTGGCCAAGGGCAAGCTCAGCCCCGAGGCGCTGGCCGGGACGATGCAGCGCCTGCTGCCGACCCACAGCCTCGACGAGCTGGCCGACTGCGACCTGCTGATCGAAGCCATCATCGAGGACCTGGGCGCCAAGCAGGCGCTGCTGGCCGAGCTGGAAAAGCGCGTGGCGCCGGACGCCGTGCTGGCGAGCAATACCTCGTCGCTCTCGGTGACCCGCATCGCCGCGCGCTGCCAGCACCCACAGCGGGTCGCCGGCTTCCATTTCTTCAACCCGGTGCCGCTGATGCGTATCGTCGAGGTGGTGCGCGGCCAGCGTACCGACGAATCGGTGGTACGCCGCCTGGGCCGGCTGGCGGAGCAGGCCGGCCACTTCCCGGCGGTGTCGCCGGACAGTCCCGGTTTCATCGTCAACCATGCCGGCCGCGCCTTCGGCACCGAGGCGCTGCGCATCCTCGGCGAAGGCATCGCCACGCCGGCGCAGATCGACCGCATCCTGCGCGACGGTCCGGGCTTCCGCATGGGACCCTTCGAGTTGTTCGACCTGACCGGCCTGGACGTCTCCCACGCGGTGATGGAGTCGCTCTACCAGCAGTTCTACCAGGACCCGCGCTACACGCCCTCGCCGCTGGCCGCGCAGCGCGTCGCCGGTGGCCTGCTCGGGCGCAAGAGCGGCGAAGGCTTCTACCACTACCGCGACGGCCAGGTGCTGCGCGAGGTGGAAGCGCAACCGGAACCGGTGCTGCTGAACCGCCCGTACTGGCTCGACAGCCAGGACCCGGAATTGCGCCACCGCATCGCCGCGATCCTCACCCAGGGCGGCGTGGTGCTGGAAACCAGCGAAGCGCCGTCATCCCGCGCCATCTGCCTGGTCACCCCGCTGGGGGTGGACGCCAGCACCTGCATCGATGCCCTGGGCCTGCCGCCCGAACGCAGCCTGGCGCTGGAAACCTTCACCGACCTGGACCGCCGCCGCGTGCTGATGCGCCAGCCGGCGCTCGATCCGGCGCTGGAAATCCAGGCACGGCAAGCGCTGGGCAGCGACGGGGTGCCGGTGGAAGTGATCAACGACTCGCCCGGCTTCATCAGCCAGCGGTTGATCGCCGGGATCGTCAACCTCGGTTGCGAGATCGCCCAGCGCGGCATCGCCAGCCCGGTGACGCTGGACCGCGCGGTGCAACTGGCGCTGGGGTATCCCTTCGGCCCGCTGGCCTTCGGCGAGCACTACGGTGCGGCACGCATCCTCACCATTCTCCAGGGCCTGCAGGCCTGCTACGGCGAAGCGCGCTACCGGCCAAGCCCCTGGCTGCGTCGACGGGTACAGTTGGATTTGCCGCTGCACAGTCCCGATCGGGCGGAGTGA
- a CDS encoding AMP-binding protein has protein sequence MPAQPTGHVAREITRHDYQNLHDLLRDACREFPERLAFSCGDSHLSFAELERQADAFARYLRHHADLQPGDRLALMLPNSLQYPIATFGALKAGVVLVNTNPQYTASELHHQLADSGASAVLLLDRLLPLLRGVQAHSAVRQILLTSVDDIERPQFDSDEADCTRFQQALRLGAEAPPVCAEPGLDRLALLQYTGGTTGVSKGAMLSHRCLLANVIQTLELFLRPGLLEPATDVRIAPLPLYHIMAFATNCLSSVGMGLHTVFIRDGRNLDEIIGAMRRYPFTLMSGINTLFVGLMNHPDFPAIDFSHLKWVTSGGAPLNREVGRRWEELTGAPVREGFGLTEASPVVSTGTLQSPYREGYVGQALVDTELRTVDEEGNDTGPDQPGELWLRGPQVMQGYWRRPEESAQVLTEDGWLKTGDIAELDADGMLRIVDRKKDMILVSGFNVFPNEVEDAVMRHPGVRECVAIGVPDARKGEAVKLFVSLRDVALEPAAIIAHCREHLTGYKVPSFVEVLDELPKTSVGKLLRRQLRDLELARRTAP, from the coding sequence ATGCCCGCTCAACCGACCGGTCACGTGGCCCGCGAGATCACCCGTCACGACTACCAGAACCTCCACGACCTGCTGCGCGACGCCTGTCGCGAATTCCCCGAGCGCCTCGCGTTCTCCTGCGGCGACAGCCACCTGAGCTTCGCCGAGCTGGAGCGCCAGGCCGATGCCTTCGCCCGCTACCTGCGCCACCACGCCGACCTGCAACCCGGCGACCGCCTGGCGCTGATGCTGCCCAACTCGCTGCAATACCCCATCGCCACCTTCGGCGCGCTGAAGGCCGGCGTGGTGCTGGTGAACACCAACCCGCAGTACACCGCCAGCGAACTGCACCACCAGCTGGCCGACTCCGGCGCCAGCGCCGTGCTCCTGCTCGACCGCCTGCTGCCGCTGCTGCGCGGGGTGCAGGCGCACAGCGCGGTGCGGCAGATCCTGCTGACCTCGGTGGACGACATCGAACGTCCGCAGTTCGACAGCGACGAGGCCGATTGCACGCGCTTCCAGCAGGCCCTGCGCCTGGGCGCCGAAGCGCCGCCGGTATGCGCCGAACCGGGCCTGGATCGCCTCGCACTGCTGCAGTACACCGGCGGCACCACGGGCGTCTCCAAGGGCGCGATGCTCAGCCACCGCTGCCTGCTCGCCAACGTCATCCAGACCCTGGAACTGTTCCTGCGCCCCGGCCTGCTGGAGCCGGCCACCGACGTGCGCATCGCGCCGCTGCCGCTCTACCACATCATGGCCTTCGCCACGAACTGCCTGTCCTCGGTGGGCATGGGCCTGCACACCGTGTTCATCCGCGACGGCCGCAACCTCGACGAGATCATCGGCGCGATGCGCCGCTATCCCTTCACCCTGATGAGCGGGATCAACACCCTGTTCGTCGGCCTGATGAACCACCCGGATTTCCCCGCCATCGACTTCAGCCACCTGAAGTGGGTGACCTCCGGCGGCGCACCGCTGAACCGCGAAGTGGGCCGGCGCTGGGAGGAACTGACCGGCGCGCCGGTGCGCGAAGGCTTCGGTCTCACCGAGGCCTCGCCGGTGGTCTCCACCGGCACGCTGCAGAGTCCGTACCGCGAGGGCTACGTCGGCCAGGCGCTGGTGGATACCGAACTGCGCACCGTGGACGAGGAGGGCAACGACACCGGCCCCGACCAGCCGGGCGAGCTGTGGTTGCGCGGCCCGCAGGTGATGCAGGGCTACTGGCGGCGCCCGGAGGAGAGCGCCCAGGTACTGACCGAAGACGGCTGGCTGAAGACCGGCGACATCGCCGAGCTGGACGCCGACGGCATGCTGAGGATCGTCGACCGCAAGAAGGACATGATCCTGGTCTCGGGCTTCAACGTGTTCCCCAACGAAGTGGAGGACGCGGTGATGCGCCACCCCGGCGTGCGCGAGTGCGTGGCCATCGGCGTGCCGGACGCGCGCAAGGGCGAGGCGGTGAAGCTGTTCGTCAGCCTCAGGGACGTCGCGCTGGAACCGGCGGCGATCATCGCCCACTGCCGCGAACACCTCACCGGCTACAAGGTGCCGAGCTTCGTCGAGGTGCTCGACGAGTTGCCCAAGACCAGCGTCGGCAAGCTGTTGCGGCGCCAACTGCGCGATCTCGAACTGGCCAGAAGGACCGCCCCGTGA